One segment of Struthio camelus isolate bStrCam1 chromosome 27, bStrCam1.hap1, whole genome shotgun sequence DNA contains the following:
- the FHIP2B gene encoding FHF complex subunit HOOK-interacting protein 2B isoform X3 — protein sequence MLDILVYEEKQRPAGEAGPCLEYLLQHKILETLSTLGKAEYPPGMRQQVLLFFSRVLGQVQHPLLHYLNVHRPVQLPTRPQKLLQLGSDALGSGTEKEEVQFAAVLCTKIKQDPALLTYILEGKSLLNGKSPKVLLVGPEGEGGEHPQGAAAGVPPAFPAGSSPAAEPSPPRRESNLITSLLGLSKSQKSRVALKARENLLFLVGLAQEAAAAYLVQHSALCQLVTEHLCDLYGAMPACTDPADILALERASWRSQGDAGGDGAFPGKESLVAFFSWLDYLDELVTGAHPVVADAVTEAVCEKLFRGILQPQLLQMSELTILTATAMLTGIVRQIRAPALLRGLVLFLLGPERQPEAPGACPHLLRAQLIEHCNHLSDEISLASLQLFDELLRKPDEHVAYSLVLRNLEARGYVQRGPPAPEERGSHEPELDEDALELEEDPYFTDGFPDSGFQPAEKPPLASLRGSSRSDGQGHMNEVVSSFLCLVPEEAKTSSCVEEAGYDTYVHDALGMVQACRTNAAAWGWPPAPRPLDACQPEAAFYEGHFLKVLFDRMTQILDQPYSLNLQVTSVLSRLAAFPHPHLHEYLLDPYLNLTPGCRSLFSVLVRVMGELMQRIQRVPQFRAKLLLVRRQLMGLVPGEQLDHGMLFKGVVVLEEFCKELAAIALVKVPLEGPA from the exons ATGCTGGACATCTTGGTGTACGAAGAAAAGCAGCGGCcggcgggggaggccgggccatgCTTGGAGTACCTGCTGCAGCACAAGATCCTGGAGACCCTCAGCACGCTGGGCAAAGCAGAG TATCCCCCCGGGATGAGGCAGCAAGTGCTCCTCTTCTTCAGCAGGGTCCTGGGGCAGGTGCAGCATCCCCTGCTGCACTACCTGAACGTGCACCGGCCGGTCCAG CTCCCCACTCGCCCGCAGAAGTTGCTCCAGCTCGGCAGCGATGCCCTGGGCTCCGGCACGGAGAAGGAGGAGGTGCAGTTCGCCGCCGTCCTGTGCACAAAGATCAAGCAGGATCCCGCCCTGCTGACGTACATCCTGGAG GGCAAGAGTCTCCTGAATGGGAAGAGTCCAAAGGTGCTGCTTGTCGGCCCCGAAGGAGAGGGTGGAGAGCATCCACAGGGAGCTGCAGCCGGCGTCCCCCCGGCTTTCCCAGCCGGGAGCTCGCCTGCAGCTGAGCCTTCCCCGCCGCGGAGGGAGAGCAACCTCATCACCTCCTTGCTGGGACTGTCCAAGAGCCAG AAGAGCCGGGTTGCGCTGAAAGCCCGGGAAAACCTGCTCTTCCTCGTGGGGCTTGCCCAGGAGGCTGCCGCTGCCTATCTGGTGCAGCACAGCGCCCTGTGccagctggtgacggagcacctCTGTGACCTGTACGGCGCCATGCCCGCCTGCACAGACCCCGCTGACATCCTCGCCCTGGAGAGAGCCAGCTGGAG GTCGCAGGGAGATGCTGGCGGTGATGGTGCCTTCCCGGGGAAGGAGAGCCTGGTGGCGTTCTTCAGCTGGCTGGATTACCTGGACGAGCTCGTGACGGGCGCACACCCA GTCGTTGCGGATGCCGTCACCGAGGCCGTGTGTGAAAAGCTTTTCCGGGGGATCCTGCAGCCGCAGCTCCTGCAGAT GTCCGAGCTCACCATCCTCACGGCTACGGCCATGCTGACCGGCATAGTGCGGCAGATCCGGGCGCCCGCCCTGCTTCGCGGCCTCGTGCTCTTCCTGCTGGGGCCGGAGCGGCAGCCCGAAGCCCCGGGGGCCTGCCCGCACCTCCTGCGCGCCCAGCTCATAGAGCACTGCAACCACCTGTCCGACGAG ATCAGCTTGGCCAGCCTGCAGCTCTTCGATGAGCTCCTGCGGAAACCCGACGAGCACGTGGCCTACAGCCTGGTGCTGAGGAACCTGGAGGCGCGTGGCTACGTCCAGCGCGGTCCGCCGGCCCCGGAGGAGCGCGGCAGCCACGAGCCCGAGCTCGACGAGGACGCGCT ggagctggaggaggatcCTTATTTCACTGATGGATTCCCGGACAGCGGCTTCCAGCCGGCGGAAAAGCCTCCACTTGCCTCCCTGCGGGGCTCATCCCGCTCGGACGGGCAGGGGCACATGAACGAGGTTGTCAGCAG cttCCTGTGCCTGGTGCCCGAAGAGGCCAAGACCTCCTCCTGCGTGGAAGAAGCTGGGTACGACACCTACGTGCACGATGCCCTGGGGATG GTCCAGGCATGCCGCACTAACGCAGCCGCGTGGGGctggccgccggcgccccggcccctcgACGCCTGCCAGCCCGAAGCGGCATTTTACGAGGGACACTTCCTCAAGGTGCTCTTTGACCGGATGACCCAGATCCTGGACCAG CCCTACAGCCTGAACTTGCAGGTGACCTCGGTGCTGTCCCGCCTGGCTGCCTTCCCCCATCCCCACCTGCACGAGTACCTGCTGGACCCCTACCTGAACCTAACGCCTGGCTGCCGCTCGCTCTTCTCTGTCCTTGTCCGG GTGATGGGGGAGCTCATGCAGAGGATCCAGCGTGTGCCGCAGTTCagggccaagctgctcctggtgCGCAGGCAGCTGATGGGGCTGGTGCCTGGAGAGCA gctcGACCATGGGATGCTGTTCAAGGGTGTCGTGGTGCTGGAGGAGTTCTGCAAGGAGCTGGCTGCCATCGCCTTGGTGAAGGTCCCGCTGGAGGGGCCTGCCTga
- the FHIP2B gene encoding FHF complex subunit HOOK-interacting protein 2B isoform X1 yields the protein MLSRLGALLQQAVEAREPSVDLLEAFTEHWKGITGYYLEATDESTPAKETDIPWRLKQMLDILVYEEKQRPAGEAGPCLEYLLQHKILETLSTLGKAEYPPGMRQQVLLFFSRVLGQVQHPLLHYLNVHRPVQLPTRPQKLLQLGSDALGSGTEKEEVQFAAVLCTKIKQDPALLTYILEGKSLLNGKSPKVLLVGPEGEGGEHPQGAAAGVPPAFPAGSSPAAEPSPPRRESNLITSLLGLSKSQKSRVALKARENLLFLVGLAQEAAAAYLVQHSALCQLVTEHLCDLYGAMPACTDPADILALERASWRSQGDAGGDGAFPGKESLVAFFSWLDYLDELVTGAHPVVADAVTEAVCEKLFRGILQPQLLQMSELTILTATAMLTGIVRQIRAPALLRGLVLFLLGPERQPEAPGACPHLLRAQLIEHCNHLSDEISLASLQLFDELLRKPDEHVAYSLVLRNLEARGYVQRGPPAPEERGSHEPELDEDALELEEDPYFTDGFPDSGFQPAEKPPLASLRGSSRSDGQGHMNEVVSSFLCLVPEEAKTSSCVEEAGYDTYVHDALGMVQACRTNAAAWGWPPAPRPLDACQPEAAFYEGHFLKVLFDRMTQILDQPYSLNLQVTSVLSRLAAFPHPHLHEYLLDPYLNLTPGCRSLFSVLVRVMGELMQRIQRVPQFRAKLLLVRRQLMGLVPGEQLDHGMLFKGVVVLEEFCKELAAIALVKVPLEGPA from the exons ATGCTGAGCCGCCTGGGCGCGCTGCTGCAGCAGGCGGTGGaggcg CGGGAGCCCAGCGTGGACCTGCTGGAGGCCTTCACCGAGCACTGGAAGGGCATCACTGGCTACTACCTGGAGGCCACGG ATGAGAGCACCCCAGCCAAGGAGACCGACATCCCCTGGCGCCTCAAACAGATGCTGGACATCTTGGTGTACGAAGAAAAGCAGCGGCcggcgggggaggccgggccatgCTTGGAGTACCTGCTGCAGCACAAGATCCTGGAGACCCTCAGCACGCTGGGCAAAGCAGAG TATCCCCCCGGGATGAGGCAGCAAGTGCTCCTCTTCTTCAGCAGGGTCCTGGGGCAGGTGCAGCATCCCCTGCTGCACTACCTGAACGTGCACCGGCCGGTCCAG CTCCCCACTCGCCCGCAGAAGTTGCTCCAGCTCGGCAGCGATGCCCTGGGCTCCGGCACGGAGAAGGAGGAGGTGCAGTTCGCCGCCGTCCTGTGCACAAAGATCAAGCAGGATCCCGCCCTGCTGACGTACATCCTGGAG GGCAAGAGTCTCCTGAATGGGAAGAGTCCAAAGGTGCTGCTTGTCGGCCCCGAAGGAGAGGGTGGAGAGCATCCACAGGGAGCTGCAGCCGGCGTCCCCCCGGCTTTCCCAGCCGGGAGCTCGCCTGCAGCTGAGCCTTCCCCGCCGCGGAGGGAGAGCAACCTCATCACCTCCTTGCTGGGACTGTCCAAGAGCCAG AAGAGCCGGGTTGCGCTGAAAGCCCGGGAAAACCTGCTCTTCCTCGTGGGGCTTGCCCAGGAGGCTGCCGCTGCCTATCTGGTGCAGCACAGCGCCCTGTGccagctggtgacggagcacctCTGTGACCTGTACGGCGCCATGCCCGCCTGCACAGACCCCGCTGACATCCTCGCCCTGGAGAGAGCCAGCTGGAG GTCGCAGGGAGATGCTGGCGGTGATGGTGCCTTCCCGGGGAAGGAGAGCCTGGTGGCGTTCTTCAGCTGGCTGGATTACCTGGACGAGCTCGTGACGGGCGCACACCCA GTCGTTGCGGATGCCGTCACCGAGGCCGTGTGTGAAAAGCTTTTCCGGGGGATCCTGCAGCCGCAGCTCCTGCAGAT GTCCGAGCTCACCATCCTCACGGCTACGGCCATGCTGACCGGCATAGTGCGGCAGATCCGGGCGCCCGCCCTGCTTCGCGGCCTCGTGCTCTTCCTGCTGGGGCCGGAGCGGCAGCCCGAAGCCCCGGGGGCCTGCCCGCACCTCCTGCGCGCCCAGCTCATAGAGCACTGCAACCACCTGTCCGACGAG ATCAGCTTGGCCAGCCTGCAGCTCTTCGATGAGCTCCTGCGGAAACCCGACGAGCACGTGGCCTACAGCCTGGTGCTGAGGAACCTGGAGGCGCGTGGCTACGTCCAGCGCGGTCCGCCGGCCCCGGAGGAGCGCGGCAGCCACGAGCCCGAGCTCGACGAGGACGCGCT ggagctggaggaggatcCTTATTTCACTGATGGATTCCCGGACAGCGGCTTCCAGCCGGCGGAAAAGCCTCCACTTGCCTCCCTGCGGGGCTCATCCCGCTCGGACGGGCAGGGGCACATGAACGAGGTTGTCAGCAG cttCCTGTGCCTGGTGCCCGAAGAGGCCAAGACCTCCTCCTGCGTGGAAGAAGCTGGGTACGACACCTACGTGCACGATGCCCTGGGGATG GTCCAGGCATGCCGCACTAACGCAGCCGCGTGGGGctggccgccggcgccccggcccctcgACGCCTGCCAGCCCGAAGCGGCATTTTACGAGGGACACTTCCTCAAGGTGCTCTTTGACCGGATGACCCAGATCCTGGACCAG CCCTACAGCCTGAACTTGCAGGTGACCTCGGTGCTGTCCCGCCTGGCTGCCTTCCCCCATCCCCACCTGCACGAGTACCTGCTGGACCCCTACCTGAACCTAACGCCTGGCTGCCGCTCGCTCTTCTCTGTCCTTGTCCGG GTGATGGGGGAGCTCATGCAGAGGATCCAGCGTGTGCCGCAGTTCagggccaagctgctcctggtgCGCAGGCAGCTGATGGGGCTGGTGCCTGGAGAGCA gctcGACCATGGGATGCTGTTCAAGGGTGTCGTGGTGCTGGAGGAGTTCTGCAAGGAGCTGGCTGCCATCGCCTTGGTGAAGGTCCCGCTGGAGGGGCCTGCCTga
- the FHIP2B gene encoding FHF complex subunit HOOK-interacting protein 2B isoform X4 codes for MLDILVYEEKQRPAGEAGPCLEYLLQHKILETLSTLGKAEYPPGMRQQVLLFFSRVLGQVQHPLLHYLNVHRPVQKLLQLGSDALGSGTEKEEVQFAAVLCTKIKQDPALLTYILEGKSLLNGKSPKVLLVGPEGEGGEHPQGAAAGVPPAFPAGSSPAAEPSPPRRESNLITSLLGLSKSQKSRVALKARENLLFLVGLAQEAAAAYLVQHSALCQLVTEHLCDLYGAMPACTDPADILALERASWRSQGDAGGDGAFPGKESLVAFFSWLDYLDELVTGAHPVVADAVTEAVCEKLFRGILQPQLLQMSELTILTATAMLTGIVRQIRAPALLRGLVLFLLGPERQPEAPGACPHLLRAQLIEHCNHLSDEISLASLQLFDELLRKPDEHVAYSLVLRNLEARGYVQRGPPAPEERGSHEPELDEDALELEEDPYFTDGFPDSGFQPAEKPPLASLRGSSRSDGQGHMNEVVSSFLCLVPEEAKTSSCVEEAGYDTYVHDALGMVQACRTNAAAWGWPPAPRPLDACQPEAAFYEGHFLKVLFDRMTQILDQPYSLNLQVTSVLSRLAAFPHPHLHEYLLDPYLNLTPGCRSLFSVLVRVMGELMQRIQRVPQFRAKLLLVRRQLMGLVPGEQLDHGMLFKGVVVLEEFCKELAAIALVKVPLEGPA; via the exons ATGCTGGACATCTTGGTGTACGAAGAAAAGCAGCGGCcggcgggggaggccgggccatgCTTGGAGTACCTGCTGCAGCACAAGATCCTGGAGACCCTCAGCACGCTGGGCAAAGCAGAG TATCCCCCCGGGATGAGGCAGCAAGTGCTCCTCTTCTTCAGCAGGGTCCTGGGGCAGGTGCAGCATCCCCTGCTGCACTACCTGAACGTGCACCGGCCGGTCCAG AAGTTGCTCCAGCTCGGCAGCGATGCCCTGGGCTCCGGCACGGAGAAGGAGGAGGTGCAGTTCGCCGCCGTCCTGTGCACAAAGATCAAGCAGGATCCCGCCCTGCTGACGTACATCCTGGAG GGCAAGAGTCTCCTGAATGGGAAGAGTCCAAAGGTGCTGCTTGTCGGCCCCGAAGGAGAGGGTGGAGAGCATCCACAGGGAGCTGCAGCCGGCGTCCCCCCGGCTTTCCCAGCCGGGAGCTCGCCTGCAGCTGAGCCTTCCCCGCCGCGGAGGGAGAGCAACCTCATCACCTCCTTGCTGGGACTGTCCAAGAGCCAG AAGAGCCGGGTTGCGCTGAAAGCCCGGGAAAACCTGCTCTTCCTCGTGGGGCTTGCCCAGGAGGCTGCCGCTGCCTATCTGGTGCAGCACAGCGCCCTGTGccagctggtgacggagcacctCTGTGACCTGTACGGCGCCATGCCCGCCTGCACAGACCCCGCTGACATCCTCGCCCTGGAGAGAGCCAGCTGGAG GTCGCAGGGAGATGCTGGCGGTGATGGTGCCTTCCCGGGGAAGGAGAGCCTGGTGGCGTTCTTCAGCTGGCTGGATTACCTGGACGAGCTCGTGACGGGCGCACACCCA GTCGTTGCGGATGCCGTCACCGAGGCCGTGTGTGAAAAGCTTTTCCGGGGGATCCTGCAGCCGCAGCTCCTGCAGAT GTCCGAGCTCACCATCCTCACGGCTACGGCCATGCTGACCGGCATAGTGCGGCAGATCCGGGCGCCCGCCCTGCTTCGCGGCCTCGTGCTCTTCCTGCTGGGGCCGGAGCGGCAGCCCGAAGCCCCGGGGGCCTGCCCGCACCTCCTGCGCGCCCAGCTCATAGAGCACTGCAACCACCTGTCCGACGAG ATCAGCTTGGCCAGCCTGCAGCTCTTCGATGAGCTCCTGCGGAAACCCGACGAGCACGTGGCCTACAGCCTGGTGCTGAGGAACCTGGAGGCGCGTGGCTACGTCCAGCGCGGTCCGCCGGCCCCGGAGGAGCGCGGCAGCCACGAGCCCGAGCTCGACGAGGACGCGCT ggagctggaggaggatcCTTATTTCACTGATGGATTCCCGGACAGCGGCTTCCAGCCGGCGGAAAAGCCTCCACTTGCCTCCCTGCGGGGCTCATCCCGCTCGGACGGGCAGGGGCACATGAACGAGGTTGTCAGCAG cttCCTGTGCCTGGTGCCCGAAGAGGCCAAGACCTCCTCCTGCGTGGAAGAAGCTGGGTACGACACCTACGTGCACGATGCCCTGGGGATG GTCCAGGCATGCCGCACTAACGCAGCCGCGTGGGGctggccgccggcgccccggcccctcgACGCCTGCCAGCCCGAAGCGGCATTTTACGAGGGACACTTCCTCAAGGTGCTCTTTGACCGGATGACCCAGATCCTGGACCAG CCCTACAGCCTGAACTTGCAGGTGACCTCGGTGCTGTCCCGCCTGGCTGCCTTCCCCCATCCCCACCTGCACGAGTACCTGCTGGACCCCTACCTGAACCTAACGCCTGGCTGCCGCTCGCTCTTCTCTGTCCTTGTCCGG GTGATGGGGGAGCTCATGCAGAGGATCCAGCGTGTGCCGCAGTTCagggccaagctgctcctggtgCGCAGGCAGCTGATGGGGCTGGTGCCTGGAGAGCA gctcGACCATGGGATGCTGTTCAAGGGTGTCGTGGTGCTGGAGGAGTTCTGCAAGGAGCTGGCTGCCATCGCCTTGGTGAAGGTCCCGCTGGAGGGGCCTGCCTga
- the FHIP2B gene encoding FHF complex subunit HOOK-interacting protein 2B isoform X2, translated as MLSRLGALLQQAVEAREPSVDLLEAFTEHWKGITGYYLEATDESTPAKETDIPWRLKQMLDILVYEEKQRPAGEAGPCLEYLLQHKILETLSTLGKAEYPPGMRQQVLLFFSRVLGQVQHPLLHYLNVHRPVQKLLQLGSDALGSGTEKEEVQFAAVLCTKIKQDPALLTYILEGKSLLNGKSPKVLLVGPEGEGGEHPQGAAAGVPPAFPAGSSPAAEPSPPRRESNLITSLLGLSKSQKSRVALKARENLLFLVGLAQEAAAAYLVQHSALCQLVTEHLCDLYGAMPACTDPADILALERASWRSQGDAGGDGAFPGKESLVAFFSWLDYLDELVTGAHPVVADAVTEAVCEKLFRGILQPQLLQMSELTILTATAMLTGIVRQIRAPALLRGLVLFLLGPERQPEAPGACPHLLRAQLIEHCNHLSDEISLASLQLFDELLRKPDEHVAYSLVLRNLEARGYVQRGPPAPEERGSHEPELDEDALELEEDPYFTDGFPDSGFQPAEKPPLASLRGSSRSDGQGHMNEVVSSFLCLVPEEAKTSSCVEEAGYDTYVHDALGMVQACRTNAAAWGWPPAPRPLDACQPEAAFYEGHFLKVLFDRMTQILDQPYSLNLQVTSVLSRLAAFPHPHLHEYLLDPYLNLTPGCRSLFSVLVRVMGELMQRIQRVPQFRAKLLLVRRQLMGLVPGEQLDHGMLFKGVVVLEEFCKELAAIALVKVPLEGPA; from the exons ATGCTGAGCCGCCTGGGCGCGCTGCTGCAGCAGGCGGTGGaggcg CGGGAGCCCAGCGTGGACCTGCTGGAGGCCTTCACCGAGCACTGGAAGGGCATCACTGGCTACTACCTGGAGGCCACGG ATGAGAGCACCCCAGCCAAGGAGACCGACATCCCCTGGCGCCTCAAACAGATGCTGGACATCTTGGTGTACGAAGAAAAGCAGCGGCcggcgggggaggccgggccatgCTTGGAGTACCTGCTGCAGCACAAGATCCTGGAGACCCTCAGCACGCTGGGCAAAGCAGAG TATCCCCCCGGGATGAGGCAGCAAGTGCTCCTCTTCTTCAGCAGGGTCCTGGGGCAGGTGCAGCATCCCCTGCTGCACTACCTGAACGTGCACCGGCCGGTCCAG AAGTTGCTCCAGCTCGGCAGCGATGCCCTGGGCTCCGGCACGGAGAAGGAGGAGGTGCAGTTCGCCGCCGTCCTGTGCACAAAGATCAAGCAGGATCCCGCCCTGCTGACGTACATCCTGGAG GGCAAGAGTCTCCTGAATGGGAAGAGTCCAAAGGTGCTGCTTGTCGGCCCCGAAGGAGAGGGTGGAGAGCATCCACAGGGAGCTGCAGCCGGCGTCCCCCCGGCTTTCCCAGCCGGGAGCTCGCCTGCAGCTGAGCCTTCCCCGCCGCGGAGGGAGAGCAACCTCATCACCTCCTTGCTGGGACTGTCCAAGAGCCAG AAGAGCCGGGTTGCGCTGAAAGCCCGGGAAAACCTGCTCTTCCTCGTGGGGCTTGCCCAGGAGGCTGCCGCTGCCTATCTGGTGCAGCACAGCGCCCTGTGccagctggtgacggagcacctCTGTGACCTGTACGGCGCCATGCCCGCCTGCACAGACCCCGCTGACATCCTCGCCCTGGAGAGAGCCAGCTGGAG GTCGCAGGGAGATGCTGGCGGTGATGGTGCCTTCCCGGGGAAGGAGAGCCTGGTGGCGTTCTTCAGCTGGCTGGATTACCTGGACGAGCTCGTGACGGGCGCACACCCA GTCGTTGCGGATGCCGTCACCGAGGCCGTGTGTGAAAAGCTTTTCCGGGGGATCCTGCAGCCGCAGCTCCTGCAGAT GTCCGAGCTCACCATCCTCACGGCTACGGCCATGCTGACCGGCATAGTGCGGCAGATCCGGGCGCCCGCCCTGCTTCGCGGCCTCGTGCTCTTCCTGCTGGGGCCGGAGCGGCAGCCCGAAGCCCCGGGGGCCTGCCCGCACCTCCTGCGCGCCCAGCTCATAGAGCACTGCAACCACCTGTCCGACGAG ATCAGCTTGGCCAGCCTGCAGCTCTTCGATGAGCTCCTGCGGAAACCCGACGAGCACGTGGCCTACAGCCTGGTGCTGAGGAACCTGGAGGCGCGTGGCTACGTCCAGCGCGGTCCGCCGGCCCCGGAGGAGCGCGGCAGCCACGAGCCCGAGCTCGACGAGGACGCGCT ggagctggaggaggatcCTTATTTCACTGATGGATTCCCGGACAGCGGCTTCCAGCCGGCGGAAAAGCCTCCACTTGCCTCCCTGCGGGGCTCATCCCGCTCGGACGGGCAGGGGCACATGAACGAGGTTGTCAGCAG cttCCTGTGCCTGGTGCCCGAAGAGGCCAAGACCTCCTCCTGCGTGGAAGAAGCTGGGTACGACACCTACGTGCACGATGCCCTGGGGATG GTCCAGGCATGCCGCACTAACGCAGCCGCGTGGGGctggccgccggcgccccggcccctcgACGCCTGCCAGCCCGAAGCGGCATTTTACGAGGGACACTTCCTCAAGGTGCTCTTTGACCGGATGACCCAGATCCTGGACCAG CCCTACAGCCTGAACTTGCAGGTGACCTCGGTGCTGTCCCGCCTGGCTGCCTTCCCCCATCCCCACCTGCACGAGTACCTGCTGGACCCCTACCTGAACCTAACGCCTGGCTGCCGCTCGCTCTTCTCTGTCCTTGTCCGG GTGATGGGGGAGCTCATGCAGAGGATCCAGCGTGTGCCGCAGTTCagggccaagctgctcctggtgCGCAGGCAGCTGATGGGGCTGGTGCCTGGAGAGCA gctcGACCATGGGATGCTGTTCAAGGGTGTCGTGGTGCTGGAGGAGTTCTGCAAGGAGCTGGCTGCCATCGCCTTGGTGAAGGTCCCGCTGGAGGGGCCTGCCTga